Genomic window (Drosophila ananassae strain 14024-0371.13 chromosome 3L, ASM1763931v2, whole genome shotgun sequence):
CACGATGCGCTTTTGGTTTTTCACCGACTTCTGCTCATCCCTCAAACGATTCTCGCTCTTTGTGGCCGCCAGCCTGAGCAGCTCTTTAGCCTGCAGTGAGATCTTGAAATAGGGCTTCTCTGCATTGGCGGCAGAAGGGGGTTCCGGTGATGCATATTGTTCAAAGAACCTGTGCCCAATCAGCTGCTCCAGCGTCGGTAGCCCGGCCTTGCAGGCCTCTTTCGAGAGGATGCTTTCCAATAAACATTCTGCAATGGAgagtaaatttaaataaactgCAAGCAGGACATCTGTAAACTTACTCAGCGCCTCTGGACATTCAGTTATCTGCCGCACCACGGACTCCTGCAGGGGATATCCCATTGCCATTTCGAACAGTACATGTCCAAAGCAGTACACATCGATGGTTTCGATGGCATGGATCTTGCTGTGCTGCACAAAGAACGGCCGATAGAAGGCTGGAACACCCAGGAGATGGTTCTCAATGTCTAGCAGCTTGACGCAATCATCCACTATAACAATGTTCCCGGAATGTAAGTGCCCTAAAAGAAAATCCTTAAATAAGTATTGGCCAAAAGGGGTAAGTAAACACTTGAGATTACCATAGGCATAGCCCTTGGAATGCAAAAATATAAGAGCTTCTAAGATCTGTTTGCCGTAAGTGGCCACCTGTTTCATTGAGAGGGCAGTGCGCCCCTTTGGATTGCCGTATTTGCTGAGAAACGGGTTCTTGGGTGTGGCCATGCAGAGCGTGTCCTTCAGGGTGCCATGTTTATGGAATCTGTGTGATAAAAGAAGTCCGGATGAATCATAAGTCATATCTTTAAAGAGAACTTAAAGAAAAGGCAAAGAAGATACTGACTTTCTTATGACGAGGCAGCCACTTTCGGTGTGGCAGGCCAAAATCACAGGCTCGATGTGCGGATGCTGCAGACCCATGAGACTCTTGAGGATTCCTCCGATTTCCTTTTCTTCCACGTACTTGTCCGGTCCATATTCCAGCCATTCGGCCACCACTTCGGCCCCTGGCTCCAACGTTCCAGCGTCGATTGAATGGCCACTACCGTTGCTGCTGCCAGACGCAAAGTGCTTGGTCTGGTGCGTCTGCGAACCGCTCTTGACCAACAGCTTGTTGCTGCTCTTCTCCGGTGGCTTGGATGTAACCTTAAAGTAGTGCTTCCGCAGGCGCCAGCCTATGGCGCCCATGGAGCTGCCGAGGGCCCATACAGTGTCTGTTCGCAGACAGAGCGTGGCATTCTGAACGGCATGGTCTGCGAAAAAAATTGGGAAAGCAATCAGTGATATCCAGTGGTTGTGTCTGGAGAAGTACCTACCGTGGAACGACTGCGAGTAACTCTCGGGATCAACGAAGCGCTTGGCTGGCAGCGACGAGGCCAGTATGGGATTCATGAGTACGGCGTTTATGTACACTTGCAGGGCTTGCTTCCGTTCAGCTACGAAATCCGGGCGCATATTACCAAAGATGCGCTTGCGAGGCAGCGGCAAATCAATGCCGGAGATGCGTAGACACTTGTCCAGCCGGTCAAAGTCATTGTAGCGGCGCAGAACGCTCCAAGAGTTCTCCTCAGAAAGCCCCCTCTGCACGCGCAGCAGGTATTCCTGCATCAGACGATTGCATGAAATCATCACATCAACAATTATTGATTTTTCTCTGGGGTCAGCAGGTGGAGGGTAGAAAGAAGCCCCTCCCCCGCTTGGAAAGTAGCACCTACATACCGTATGTCCGTCGACCTCCTCGACTGCAGTTATCTCGCAGCTCAGCTCCTGGGTGTCATCAATCAATTTCCGTTCATATCTGCTCGCAAATACGGCCATTGGTTTCCTCTGAATACATTTTCCACCTTCACTATGCAGGCTGCCCCTCTGGGATATTTTAGTGTGTATGTGTAGGTGTTTATATGCCACCCTTTGTTCCCCAACAGCAATAGGTGTAATTTACTGATTATTTGCAATCTCTTTTCGCTATTCTGAGAATTATGCACTGTAAGATAGTCTGCCTGATGGCCAATTGGATTTTTTCAAATCCAGTTGGACCCGCACAAAGTATATTTTTTCACTGTTTACATATAATCGTTAAGCCAGTGTTGGACAGGGGAATCATTTTCCAACACTAAACTAGTGCTGTCCTTTAAAACTCTTATAAATCGAAGCTTTTAAAGATTTTAGTTTGTGAAATAAAAGTAAAGTATTTTACATCAACCTTTTTTGAAAACCTTTCTATTATTTACAACCtacaatataaaataatagtgtgcgtataaaaatatttttacaataCTGATCTAGCTTGGAACCCGCTAGACACCTATGAAAATATCGGTATCACCATCGATGAATCTCCACCTCTAGTTATTGTTCTTAGCAAGTGCgaaataaattgcaaatatAATATCTTGAAATCTACCGAAAACTTTGCACTGCAAATCCAAGATGGGCATTTCCACGGCGATACTGCGCAACCAGCTGATGGGCCTAATCAATTTTACTGGAACGCACAAGGACCAGGCGGACAAGTACCGGCAGCTGCTGAAGACAGTGCTCACGAACTCCGGTCAGGAGTTAGTCGACGGCCTCCGGCTCTTTGTTGAGGCCATTGTCAACGAGCACGTCAGCCTGGTCATCTCGCGCCAGATCCTCAACGACGTGGGTGTCGAATTGAGCAAGCTGCCCGATGATCTATCTAAAGAGCTCTCCCATTTCACTTTGGAGAAGGTTCACCCCCGCGTCATATCGTTCGAGGAGCAGGTGGCTGGTATCCGGTTCCATTTGGCCAACATCTATGAGCGTAATCAACAGTGGCGTGATGCGGCCACGGTGTTGGTGGGGATACCATTGGAGACTGGCCAAAAGCAGTACTCAGTTGAGTGTAAGCTCGGCACCTACCTCAAAATTGCCCGACTTTACCTGGAGGATAACGACTCCGTGCAGGCCGAGCTCTTCATCAACCGTGCCTCCCTGCTGCAGGCCGAGACAAATTCAGAAGAGCTCCAGGTATGCCCATTGATACTATTAAAAGAATTCGTCATAATTATTCTCTTCCTCAGGTCCTTTACAAAGTCTGTTACGCACGGGTCCTCGACTACCGGCGCAAGTTCATCGAAGCCGCCCAGCGCTACAACGAGCTTTCCTACCGCAAGATCGTGGACCAGGGAGAACGTATGACGGCTTTAAAGAAGGCTCTCATCTGCACCGTGCTCGCCTCCGCCGGGCAGCAGCGCTCGCGCATGCTGGCCACTCTGTTTAAGGACGAACGCTGCCAGCACCTGCCAGCTTACGGAATTTTAGAGAAAATGTATCTGGAGCGCATTATTCGGCGCTCTGAATTGCAAGAATTCGAGGCTCTGCTGCAGGAACACCAGAAGGCGGCCACTTCCGACGGCTCTTCGATTCTGGACCGGGCGGTCTTCGAGCACAATCTGCTGTCGGCGAGTAAGCTGTATAATAACATCACATTCGAGGAGCTGGGCGCCCTGTTGGACATTCCTGCAGTGAAGGCGGAGAAAATCGCCTCTCAGATGATAACCGAAGGCCGCATGAACGGCCACATAGACCAGATATCGGGAATCGTGCACTTCGAAAACCGAGAACTGCTGCCGCAGTGGGACAAGCAGATCCAGTCGCTCTGCTATCAAGTGAATTCCATCATAGAGAAGATAAGTGTCGCCGAACCAGATTGGCTAGATAACCTGAACTGAACCCGGCGCTCCCATCTCTCATTACTGGCCACTCTCCTTCACACCCTCACCCTCGTCAAGCGATagatttcatttaaaaaattattaaaaataaatgaaattatgTACATTATCGATCCTGTGGAACAACCAAAACGaaatgaaatacattttgCCCTTCAGCaagttttgaaatattttatgataccatatatatgtgtatattttCAGTAACTCGTATAATTCAAAAAGCTCTGTGTACAAAGGACTTTAGTTCTTAGACAACTAATGGAATGGTTTGTATTCAAGGGGGGGGATATACATACTCAAATATGTACACGATACAACTAGATTATTGGGGCCACGTGGGCAACAACCTACCCATGCCTTAAACTCCAATCGGCCAACATACATAACTAGATTTAAACTAATTACGTTAAACAAATTCAACTAAACGAAATGCACATTATGCTGCACTTTTGCGCATTTTTACAGGCGCCAGGCGGTCTGAGAAATGTGTCAAAATGGAAGGGGCGGGAGTGGGGGAAGGTGTGATAGTGAACAGAAAGGGTGACGACTTAAAGAACCTAAAACCTAGCGTAGAATCATCCCTGGTTGCCAGATGAGCTCTCCTCGTTCAGCTGCATCTGCGCCAGTGTGCGTACGACCACGCCACGATTCACGGGCGTCAGACCTTGGCAAAGACCCACCACAGCGTCCAGCGCTACGTCAGGACAGTCCTGCCGGATGAAACACAAAAGGTTAATGATATTTCTAAGAGGATTGAACATTTCTTAAGACTTACCTCGAGCATTTT
Coding sequences:
- the LOC6496490 gene encoding COP9 signalosome complex subunit 4 — protein: MGISTAILRNQLMGLINFTGTHKDQADKYRQLLKTVLTNSGQELVDGLRLFVEAIVNEHVSLVISRQILNDVGVELSKLPDDLSKELSHFTLEKVHPRVISFEEQVAGIRFHLANIYERNQQWRDAATVLVGIPLETGQKQYSVECKLGTYLKIARLYLEDNDSVQAELFINRASLLQAETNSEELQVLYKVCYARVLDYRRKFIEAAQRYNELSYRKIVDQGERMTALKKALICTVLASAGQQRSRMLATLFKDERCQHLPAYGILEKMYLERIIRRSELQEFEALLQEHQKAATSDGSSILDRAVFEHNLLSASKLYNNITFEELGALLDIPAVKAEKIASQMITEGRMNGHIDQISGIVHFENRELLPQWDKQIQSLCYQVNSIIEKISVAEPDWLDNLN
- the LOC6494088 gene encoding PX domain-containing protein kinase-like protein, with protein sequence MAVFASRYERKLIDDTQELSCEITAVEEVDGHTEYLLRVQRGLSEENSWSVLRRYNDFDRLDKCLRISGIDLPLPRKRIFGNMRPDFVAERKQALQVYINAVLMNPILASSLPAKRFVDPESYSQSFHDHAVQNATLCLRTDTVWALGSSMGAIGWRLRKHYFKVTSKPPEKSSNKLLVKSGSQTHQTKHFASGSSNGSGHSIDAGTLEPGAEVVAEWLEYGPDKYVEEKEIGGILKSLMGLQHPHIEPVILACHTESGCLVIRKFHKHGTLKDTLCMATPKNPFLSKYGNPKGRTALSMKQVATYGKQILEALIFLHSKGYAYGHLHSGNIVIVDDCVKLLDIENHLLGVPAFYRPFFVQHSKIHAIETIDVYCFGHVLFEMAMGYPLQESVVRQITECPEALKCLLESILSKEACKAGLPTLEQLIGHRFFEQYASPEPPSAANAEKPYFKISLQAKELLRLAATKSENRLRDEQKSVKNQKRIVRVQELMSSEEEKRKSKQKAKLEHKQSKLKQQGSLQTNNGRLSLVAATATASAAAASSSTAMVGGLSAADSFNRSDSTPEEPTLAGLKSPPLTPAPHLATVYQQELPAVERQSSTPNMLAEDPEGGEGDETTRSALLESICKFNRGSLRKVRSND